One window of the Endomicrobium proavitum genome contains the following:
- a CDS encoding glycosyltransferase family 9 protein gives MKIYFLLKYIFYILLSKLPFGNREKFLGLAGKYLVKLCTKKINVNFSKIKIEDNAVIIALFESLGDIIACEPVARRMKQQYPNRPLYWIIGSQYADVIKYNPCLKSVIKINSVSQWITLKQNLSKSVTIVDLHFRERAYILDRGKVYINDNDPEINSVSKGNSLVDVFSRAARIKPVNDAPMFYRRPKDKQYKFDINEKYIAIHTVSAQWRRDWTIEKWQSLIEQLELILPNIKIVELGLFPSIKKRYKNYIDKTGLKSIQDSADIIAGAHAFIGIDSAMAHLANALNIFGVILMNSGGHMPFSGNYQKGINSKIIVNTNIKDITVEEVLAAVQILCSI, from the coding sequence ATGAAAATATACTTTTTACTGAAATATATCTTTTATATCTTGCTATCAAAACTTCCCTTTGGAAATAGAGAAAAATTTCTTGGTTTAGCAGGTAAGTATTTAGTGAAATTGTGTACAAAAAAAATTAATGTTAATTTTAGCAAGATAAAGATAGAAGATAATGCTGTTATAATTGCTCTATTTGAATCACTTGGGGATATTATTGCATGTGAACCTGTTGCAAGAAGAATGAAACAGCAGTATCCTAATAGACCTTTGTATTGGATTATAGGGTCGCAGTATGCAGACGTTATAAAGTATAACCCATGCTTGAAGAGTGTTATTAAAATAAACAGCGTTTCTCAATGGATTACTTTAAAACAAAATTTATCAAAATCCGTTACTATAGTTGATCTACATTTCAGAGAACGAGCGTATATTCTTGACAGAGGTAAAGTTTATATAAACGATAATGATCCTGAAATTAATTCGGTAAGCAAAGGAAATTCTCTTGTTGATGTTTTTTCGCGGGCTGCAAGAATTAAACCTGTTAATGATGCGCCTATGTTTTACCGCAGGCCAAAAGACAAACAATATAAATTTGACATTAATGAAAAATATATAGCAATTCACACTGTGTCAGCACAATGGCGTAGAGATTGGACAATAGAAAAATGGCAATCATTAATTGAACAGTTAGAATTAATACTTCCTAATATAAAAATAGTTGAATTGGGATTATTTCCTTCAATAAAAAAGCGCTATAAAAATTATATTGACAAAACCGGTTTAAAAAGTATTCAAGACAGCGCAGATATTATAGCGGGAGCGCATGCTTTTATAGGTATAGATTCCGCAATGGCGCATTTGGCTAATGCTTTGAATATTTTCGGAGTTATATTAATGAATAGCGGCGGACATATGCCTTTTTCAGGCAATTATCAAAAAGGCATTAATTCTAAAATTATTGTTAATACAAATATAAAAGATATAACAGTTGAGGAAGTTTTAGCAGCTGTACAAATACTGTGTTCTATATAA
- a CDS encoding phage tail protein: MLWETGPRTVVVNDGIFVSTLSPTIELGTFPDLWLEITIDNKTLSPREKIMAQAYALHSQSAELLSVSSGEIQVKIGTSTAFIGISKNRLYVKSPTPLGNEYIGVPAGTVIAFAGSNIPVGYFECKGDWKFIAEYPELYSAIGSTYNDGESRSGQFRLPDFRGMFLRGNGSYKDGLPIPHPSFSTSTIYVSAPLGSLQGDSIRGIYGVVANVQSQQSATVPTPATNPPNVFTSVVRYTGNSAGGSPAYDLYFNASRVVPTSNENIPINYSVNYYIKY; the protein is encoded by the coding sequence ATGCTCTGGGAGACAGGCCCAAGGACTGTTGTTGTTAACGACGGAATTTTTGTATCTACCCTTTCCCCTACCATAGAGTTAGGCACTTTCCCTGACCTTTGGTTAGAGATCACTATTGACAACAAAACCCTCTCCCCAAGAGAAAAAATTATGGCTCAGGCTTATGCTCTTCATTCTCAATCCGCTGAGCTTCTATCCGTTTCCTCCGGCGAGATTCAAGTTAAAATAGGCACTTCTACCGCTTTTATAGGCATATCCAAAAATAGACTCTATGTTAAGTCCCCTACTCCTTTAGGTAATGAATATATAGGCGTTCCGGCGGGCACCGTTATTGCTTTTGCAGGCTCCAACATTCCTGTCGGTTATTTTGAGTGCAAGGGCGACTGGAAATTCATTGCCGAATACCCCGAACTCTACTCCGCTATCGGTTCTACTTACAATGACGGCGAATCCCGTTCCGGTCAGTTTAGACTCCCTGATTTTCGCGGCATGTTCCTTCGCGGTAACGGCTCTTACAAAGACGGTCTTCCCATTCCTCATCCTTCTTTCTCTACTTCCACTATCTACGTCTCTGCTCCCCTTGGCTCCCTTCAGGGTGATTCTATTAGAGGGATTTATGGGGTTGTTGCGAATGTTCAGTCTCAACAATCTGCTACTGTACCGACCCCAGCCACAAACCCGCCAAATGTTTTTACTTCGGTAGTTAGATATACAGGAAATTCAGCAGGAGGTTCTCCCGCTTACGACCTATATTTTAATGCATCTAGAGTCGTCCCAACAAGTAATGAAAATATACCCATAAATTACTCTGTAAATTACTACATCAAATATTAA
- the thrS gene encoding threonine--tRNA ligase, which translates to MKEEKSLDTLRHSTAHIMAAAVTELFPETKVAIGPSIEDGFYYDFDRPEPFTPEDLVKIEEKMKEIVKANYPFECSSVSKSDAVKEFTSKGEKYKSEIASGITDDKITIYKSGNFTDLCRGPHIASTGEAKNFKLLSVAGAYWRGDSSKEQLQRIYGTAFWTKEDLKDYLTKIEEAQKRDHRKLGKDLDLFSISDAVGGGLVLWHPKGALLRNIIENYWKQLHLDNGYDLLLTPHISSEELFRISGHLQTYSENMYSAIEIEGNPYRVKPMNCPMHLMVYKTRLHSYRELPIRYAELGTVYRFEKSGVLHGLLRVRGFTQDDGHVIVAPEELEEEMLRVFNMAINLLKTFGFNEYKIYLATRPENKYVGEISDWEKAENSIKNALEKTGYEYEVDEGGGAFYGPKIDIKIKDAIGRLWQCSTIQFDFNLPERFDISYVDTTGKKARPYMIHRALMGSLERFIGVLLEHYAGALPLWLSPEQVVVANINENQIEYCKTVVKKLKENAIRVRFDDRNEKIGHKIRENAMQKVPYIIVAGDKEKDIDSVAVRARGNKDLGVIKIDDFINLVKSKNVPGVNEL; encoded by the coding sequence ATGAAAGAAGAAAAATCTCTTGATACTTTAAGACATTCTACGGCTCATATAATGGCGGCAGCCGTTACCGAGCTTTTTCCGGAAACAAAAGTTGCAATAGGTCCGTCAATAGAAGACGGTTTCTATTATGATTTTGACCGCCCGGAGCCTTTTACGCCGGAAGATTTGGTAAAAATTGAAGAAAAAATGAAAGAGATAGTAAAAGCAAACTATCCTTTTGAATGTTCTTCCGTCTCAAAAAGTGATGCTGTAAAAGAATTTACATCTAAAGGCGAAAAATATAAATCTGAAATAGCTTCCGGTATTACCGACGATAAAATAACAATTTACAAGTCGGGAAATTTTACGGATTTATGCAGAGGTCCTCACATTGCTTCTACGGGCGAGGCTAAAAATTTTAAACTTTTATCCGTAGCGGGCGCTTATTGGAGAGGGGATTCTTCAAAAGAACAGCTTCAGAGAATTTACGGCACTGCTTTTTGGACAAAAGAAGATTTAAAAGATTATTTAACTAAAATTGAAGAAGCGCAAAAGAGAGATCATAGAAAGCTCGGGAAAGATTTAGATTTATTTAGCATTTCAGACGCTGTCGGCGGCGGGCTTGTTTTGTGGCACCCCAAAGGCGCCTTATTGAGAAATATTATTGAAAATTATTGGAAACAGCTTCACTTGGATAACGGATACGACTTGCTTTTAACGCCCCATATTTCAAGCGAAGAACTTTTCAGAATAAGCGGACATTTACAGACGTATTCAGAGAATATGTATTCAGCAATAGAAATTGAAGGAAACCCGTATCGCGTAAAGCCTATGAATTGCCCGATGCATTTGATGGTTTATAAAACAAGACTTCATTCTTACAGAGAACTGCCTATAAGATATGCGGAACTGGGCACAGTTTACAGATTTGAAAAGTCGGGAGTTTTGCACGGACTTCTTCGCGTGCGCGGGTTTACGCAGGACGACGGTCACGTTATAGTAGCTCCGGAAGAACTTGAAGAAGAAATGCTGCGCGTTTTCAATATGGCAATAAATTTGCTTAAAACTTTTGGTTTTAACGAGTATAAAATTTATTTAGCCACCCGTCCTGAAAATAAATACGTCGGTGAAATTTCAGATTGGGAAAAAGCGGAAAACTCCATAAAAAACGCTTTAGAAAAAACAGGTTATGAATACGAAGTTGACGAGGGCGGCGGCGCTTTTTACGGGCCGAAAATAGACATAAAAATAAAAGATGCAATCGGCAGATTATGGCAGTGTTCAACAATTCAGTTTGATTTTAATTTGCCTGAAAGATTTGACATATCTTATGTGGACACTACGGGAAAAAAAGCAAGACCTTACATGATTCACAGAGCATTAATGGGTTCTTTGGAAAGATTTATAGGCGTTTTGCTTGAACACTATGCCGGCGCTTTACCGTTGTGGCTTTCGCCTGAACAGGTTGTTGTTGCAAATATAAATGAGAATCAAATAGAATATTGCAAAACTGTCGTAAAAAAATTAAAAGAAAACGCAATAAGAGTGCGCTTTGACGACAGAAATGAAAAAATAGGGCACAAAATAAGAGAAAACGCTATGCAAAAAGTGCCTTACATTATTGTAGCCGGCGATAAAGAAAAAGATATAGATTCCGTAGCCGTTCGCGCTAGAGGCAATAAAGATTTAGGCGTAATAAAAATAGACGATTTTATAAATTTAGTTAAAAGCAAAAATGTTCCCGGAGTAAACGAGCTTTAA
- a CDS encoding M48 family metalloprotease, whose protein sequence is MKKLLSIVIMSVIILQSCTAVKEYTSYGIDKAATSAGIDSRATNAVKKAVTPEQKSWDYGDSFADMDIVYNASKSQKYLSDVFNKLQKQANVKDVSIYMLRTARVQALAAWGVQVKITRGMFNMINDEAELAGLMGHEIGHIALKHGETRKETRQIANKTNDVIDKVTDSSIHRSVLKKQQKTSFETGRSRKEEKDADKYGAELAAKAGYDPYALCDLFERLSQRVDLGLAYKIRKMEGSHPALDDRAQSLREYLQKKGYKQNQGKRNREQYVEGMSDLLSMHTGEGKEENKQIQKEVNEEGKKDLEKLEKIYKEVNSSKSISAKRFMEIMDEVSSLCQKYGISADDVFFDKSNKSSFMEESIVQDEPFWNIFASIKDAVSGKVGQILNTLGHVAIGAIPVVGDVVDLYELISGRDVFTGEKLTANERMLTALGILVGSGGQWRAFAKGLDGEISSLSVKEAKSSLNSAVGKVEKVSGRLGYDTTESVFDVAKSGGVHSGTYKQYVGKSNKELEKSIKSYEKLIEIHTKKISNPELFYPDFQLLDARQQYSLISKNWPQEIQLYKEQKEVIEGILKERGVL, encoded by the coding sequence ATGAAAAAACTTTTAAGCATTGTAATAATGTCGGTAATTATATTGCAAAGCTGCACGGCGGTAAAAGAATATACGTCGTATGGAATAGATAAGGCGGCAACGTCAGCGGGAATAGATAGCCGCGCAACAAATGCAGTAAAAAAAGCAGTAACGCCTGAACAAAAAAGCTGGGACTACGGGGACAGCTTTGCTGATATGGATATTGTTTATAATGCGTCCAAATCGCAAAAATATCTAAGTGATGTTTTTAATAAGCTGCAAAAACAAGCAAATGTCAAAGATGTAAGCATATACATGTTGAGGACAGCGCGCGTGCAGGCTCTGGCAGCTTGGGGCGTTCAGGTCAAAATAACGCGCGGTATGTTTAACATGATAAACGACGAAGCGGAGCTTGCCGGCTTGATGGGGCACGAAATAGGACACATAGCATTAAAACACGGAGAAACAAGAAAAGAAACAAGACAAATAGCAAATAAAACAAATGATGTTATAGATAAAGTAACAGACAGCAGCATACACAGAAGCGTCTTAAAAAAGCAGCAAAAAACGTCATTTGAAACAGGCAGAAGCAGAAAAGAAGAAAAAGATGCAGACAAATATGGAGCAGAGTTAGCGGCTAAAGCAGGTTATGACCCGTATGCATTATGTGATTTGTTTGAAAGATTATCGCAAAGAGTAGATTTAGGATTGGCGTATAAAATCCGAAAAATGGAAGGAAGCCACCCTGCATTAGACGACAGAGCGCAATCATTAAGAGAGTATCTGCAAAAGAAAGGGTATAAACAGAACCAAGGGAAAAGAAACAGAGAGCAGTATGTAGAAGGAATGAGCGATTTGCTTTCTATGCACACAGGGGAAGGCAAGGAAGAAAATAAGCAAATACAAAAAGAGGTAAATGAAGAAGGGAAAAAAGATTTAGAGAAGTTAGAAAAGATATATAAGGAAGTAAATAGCAGCAAATCCATAAGCGCAAAAAGGTTTATGGAAATAATGGACGAAGTGTCGTCGTTATGCCAGAAGTATGGCATAAGCGCAGACGATGTGTTCTTTGATAAAAGTAATAAAAGTTCATTCATGGAAGAGTCTATAGTCCAAGACGAGCCGTTTTGGAATATATTCGCAAGCATAAAAGATGCGGTAAGCGGGAAAGTCGGACAAATATTAAACACATTAGGACATGTGGCAATAGGAGCAATTCCGGTAGTAGGCGACGTAGTAGATTTGTATGAATTGATAAGCGGCAGAGATGTATTTACCGGAGAAAAGCTTACTGCAAATGAAAGAATGTTAACAGCATTGGGAATACTCGTTGGGAGCGGAGGTCAATGGCGGGCTTTTGCAAAAGGGTTAGATGGAGAGATTTCAAGCCTCAGCGTCAAAGAAGCAAAAAGTAGTTTAAATTCAGCTGTTGGAAAAGTTGAAAAAGTTTCAGGTAGATTAGGATATGATACTACAGAATCTGTGTTTGACGTTGCAAAATCTGGTGGTGTACATAGCGGAACTTATAAACAATATGTAGGTAAAAGTAATAAAGAGTTAGAAAAGAGCATAAAGAGCTATGAAAAATTGATTGAAATTCACACTAAAAAAATTTCAAATCCTGAATTATTTTATCCTGATTTTCAATTGTTAGATGCAAGGCAGCAATATAGTTTGATAAGTAAAAATTGGCCACAAGAAATACAATTGTATAAGGAGCAAAAAGAGGTAATAGAAGGTATTCTTAAGGAAAGAGGAGTTTTATAA
- the infC gene encoding translation initiation factor IF-3: MDNKRFRTNQFIRVPEVRLIDSDGSQVGVVKTPQALAMAQAKELDLVEISPQAKPPVCKIVNFSKFRYETEKREKEARKKQKVYQVKEVRVRTRIGEHDLEVKIKHAREFIEDGNKVQLTAMFSGREMQHKDLGIKIMNRIKDALADIAEPEGRTSSMGTRVFLTLAPKKQTVTK, translated from the coding sequence ATAGACAACAAAAGATTTCGTACAAACCAGTTTATCAGAGTGCCGGAAGTAAGGCTTATTGATTCCGACGGAAGTCAGGTGGGCGTTGTTAAAACGCCGCAGGCTTTAGCTATGGCTCAAGCCAAAGAGTTGGATTTGGTGGAAATATCTCCGCAGGCAAAGCCTCCGGTGTGTAAAATAGTTAACTTCTCAAAATTTCGTTACGAAACGGAAAAGAGAGAAAAAGAAGCCAGAAAGAAACAAAAAGTTTATCAGGTTAAAGAAGTGCGCGTAAGAACAAGAATCGGCGAGCACGATTTGGAAGTTAAAATAAAGCACGCCAGAGAATTTATAGAAGACGGAAACAAAGTGCAGCTTACGGCGATGTTTTCCGGCAGAGAAATGCAGCACAAAGATTTAGGCATAAAAATTATGAACAGAATAAAAGACGCTCTTGCCGATATTGCCGAGCCGGAAGGAAGAACGTCTTCAATGGGCACAAGAGTGTTTTTAACTTTAGCTCCTAAAAAACAAACGGTTACTAAATAA
- the rpmI gene encoding 50S ribosomal protein L35 encodes MPKMKTHSGAKKRFKVTGTKKVKFKKPGQRHLLTGDSGNQNRASRKSSIVSKTDMKIMKKYLPYEF; translated from the coding sequence ATGCCAAAAATGAAAACGCATAGCGGCGCGAAAAAACGCTTCAAAGTTACCGGAACAAAAAAAGTGAAATTCAAAAAACCCGGACAGAGACATCTTTTAACCGGAGATTCCGGAAACCAAAATAGAGCTTCCAGAAAGTCTTCTATCGTCTCAAAAACAGATATGAAAATAATGAAAAAATATTTGCCTTACGAATTCTAA
- the rplT gene encoding 50S ribosomal protein L20 — protein MRTKSVVYTRQRKKKIFRLAKGSYATKKNRWRMVTQQVQRSLAYAYVGRKDNKANYRTLWIIRLNAAVREEGMSYNRFISGLKKANIVIDRKMLADIAVNDNASFKQLVAAAKAA, from the coding sequence ATGCGTACTAAAAGCGTAGTTTACACAAGACAAAGAAAGAAAAAAATATTCAGGCTTGCGAAAGGTTCTTACGCAACGAAGAAAAATCGCTGGAGAATGGTAACGCAGCAGGTTCAAAGATCTTTGGCGTATGCTTATGTCGGCAGAAAAGATAACAAAGCAAACTACAGAACTTTGTGGATTATCCGTTTGAATGCCGCCGTTAGAGAAGAGGGAATGTCTTACAACAGATTTATTTCCGGACTTAAGAAAGCAAATATAGTTATAGACAGAAAGATGCTTGCCGATATAGCCGTTAACGACAACGCTTCTTTTAAGCAACTTGTTGCAGCAGCAAAAGCCGCTTAA
- a CDS encoding TrkH family potassium uptake protein yields the protein MNYSPTKILMLFFLGLIAAGAALLSLPAARTLESFSFINNLFTSVSAVCVTGLSVVDIGTYYTKFGQIVILLLMQLGGIGYMFVSTVITLLIGKMALKDRRIMQDMFDISSFAGLKKLLLKAIFFVLAIEFIGAIILTLFFLKDFSFLRASYYGVFHSVAAFCNAGFSLFPDSLSMFANAPVVLYVISALIILGGLGFFVIVDIYDTYKQKRLHLTTHTKTVLAVSAGVLAVSFVMFLFSWSAPDKGLFYFINNSFFQAVSSRTAGFYSLAIVDFNEFVETALIFIMSIGAAPGSTAGGIKVTTLALIFVFIRSVLRGDESYVLFKRRIPADIVKKAITIFIIFFALAALFSAALVLFESYLRPLDVIFETISAFATVGLSFGITEDLSLGGQIVAIIAMFVGRIGILTILMFMLSPSNKVKRIEYPEARILVG from the coding sequence ATGAATTATTCTCCGACAAAAATCCTTATGTTGTTTTTTCTCGGATTAATAGCCGCCGGGGCGGCTCTTTTGTCGCTGCCTGCGGCAAGAACTTTAGAGAGTTTTTCATTTATCAATAATTTATTTACGTCTGTTTCCGCCGTATGCGTTACAGGTCTTTCCGTTGTAGATATAGGAACGTATTACACTAAATTCGGACAGATTGTAATTCTTCTTTTAATGCAGCTTGGCGGAATAGGATACATGTTTGTTTCTACCGTCATTACTCTTTTAATAGGGAAGATGGCTCTTAAAGACAGGCGTATAATGCAGGATATGTTTGACATAAGTTCTTTTGCAGGGCTTAAAAAACTTCTTTTGAAGGCTATTTTTTTTGTTCTTGCCATAGAATTTATAGGCGCAATAATATTGACGTTGTTTTTCTTGAAAGATTTCTCGTTTTTAAGAGCTTCTTATTACGGAGTATTTCACTCTGTTGCGGCTTTTTGTAACGCGGGGTTTTCTCTTTTTCCGGACAGTTTGTCAATGTTTGCAAACGCGCCAGTTGTGTTATATGTTATTTCCGCTCTTATAATTTTGGGCGGGCTGGGCTTTTTTGTAATAGTTGATATATACGACACATACAAACAAAAACGTTTGCATCTTACAACTCATACTAAAACCGTTCTTGCGGTTTCCGCCGGAGTTCTTGCGGTTTCTTTCGTAATGTTTCTTTTTTCATGGAGCGCGCCGGATAAAGGTTTGTTTTATTTTATAAACAATTCTTTTTTTCAGGCTGTCAGCTCAAGAACCGCAGGTTTTTATTCTCTTGCTATTGTAGATTTTAACGAGTTCGTTGAAACGGCGCTTATATTTATAATGTCTATAGGCGCAGCTCCGGGAAGCACGGCCGGGGGAATAAAAGTTACTACGCTTGCGCTTATTTTTGTATTTATAAGAAGCGTATTAAGAGGCGATGAAAGCTACGTTTTGTTTAAAAGAAGAATACCTGCGGATATTGTAAAAAAAGCGATTACAATTTTTATAATATTTTTTGCTCTTGCGGCGTTGTTTTCCGCGGCTCTTGTTTTGTTTGAGAGTTATTTAAGACCGTTAGACGTTATTTTTGAAACTATTTCGGCTTTTGCCACGGTGGGGCTTTCTTTCGGGATAACCGAAGATTTGTCTCTTGGCGGGCAAATAGTGGCTATAATAGCTATGTTTGTGGGAAGAATAGGCATACTTACAATACTTATGTTTATGCTTTCTCCGTCAAATAAAGTTAAAAGAATAGAATATCCTGAAGCCAGAATACTTGTAGGATAG
- a CDS encoding potassium channel family protein yields the protein MKAKQFAVIGLGTFGYNVAVELAKKGIQVLAIDNDSEIVNKISQFVTQSLIADATDEKAMADAGVADCDSVVISIGESIETSILTTLIVKELGVKNIIVKCSSLWHSKVAAKLGADTIVYPEFEMAKKLVDSIVTPNILEQIELSKDYNLVEIVAPQEFWGKSIKDSGIRGNYGVNVIAIRKRVPVISDAGESDIGEELNMVPGPDDEISRNDVLVVIGPEKSLEKLKKRK from the coding sequence ATGAAAGCAAAACAGTTTGCTGTTATCGGGCTTGGAACTTTCGGTTATAACGTTGCCGTAGAACTTGCCAAAAAAGGCATACAGGTTTTAGCTATTGATAATGACTCTGAAATAGTAAACAAAATAAGCCAGTTTGTAACCCAGTCGTTAATTGCCGACGCTACCGATGAAAAAGCTATGGCGGACGCCGGCGTTGCCGACTGCGACTCAGTGGTAATTTCAATAGGCGAAAGCATAGAAACAAGCATTCTTACAACATTAATAGTAAAAGAGCTCGGCGTAAAAAATATTATAGTAAAGTGCTCAAGTTTGTGGCACTCAAAAGTAGCGGCTAAACTTGGTGCCGACACTATAGTTTATCCCGAGTTTGAAATGGCCAAAAAACTTGTTGACAGTATAGTAACGCCCAATATTTTAGAACAAATAGAATTATCAAAAGATTATAATCTTGTTGAAATAGTAGCCCCTCAAGAGTTTTGGGGAAAATCCATTAAAGATTCAGGCATACGAGGGAATTACGGCGTTAACGTTATAGCCATAAGAAAACGCGTGCCCGTAATATCGGACGCCGGAGAAAGCGATATAGGCGAAGAGTTAAATATGGTGCCTGGTCCGGATGACGAAATATCCCGCAACGACGTGCTTGTGGTAATAGGTCCCGAGAAATCGCTTGAAAAATTAAAAAAACGCAAATAA
- a CDS encoding tetratricopeptide repeat protein yields the protein MGSKNIENETAYLELGKFYFMNDKQDEAVLEFKKVLELNPENAEAYYNLGLINESANKITEAKNFYAKALQFRADYKSARERLNKLIGLEDE from the coding sequence ATGGGCAGTAAAAATATAGAAAACGAAACAGCGTATCTTGAGTTAGGTAAATTTTATTTTATGAACGATAAGCAGGACGAAGCCGTTTTGGAATTTAAAAAAGTTTTGGAATTAAATCCGGAAAATGCAGAAGCGTATTACAACCTTGGGCTTATAAACGAAAGCGCCAACAAAATTACCGAAGCTAAAAACTTTTACGCGAAAGCCTTGCAGTTTCGCGCAGATTATAAAAGCGCAAGAGAAAGATTAAATAAACTCATAGGACTTGAAGATGAATAA
- the pheS gene encoding phenylalanine--tRNA ligase subunit alpha — protein sequence MNNVEQITAEALEKINNADAAAIETLKTEYIGKSGVLTQILKSLANYSVEEKKKIGAQANKAKSVIEEALEKRQLLLKKAALDEKLKKEKVDYSQAFYFPFAKGTLHPVLETIENISDVFKSLGFAVAEGPEIENDWYNFEALNIPADHPARDTQDTFYLDGIKNLLRTHTSPGQIHAMEKQKPPIKVIVPGRVYRNEASDASHSSTFHQIEGLAVGENITFADLKNTLAKFVHKFFGKDLDIRFRPSHFQFTEPSAEVDMQCFFCKGKGCRVCKNSGWIETLGCGMVHPNVLKAVNYDPEKYTGYAFGIGVERITMLKYGIDDIRLFYENDLRFLKQF from the coding sequence ATGAATAATGTGGAACAAATTACCGCCGAGGCTCTTGAAAAAATAAATAATGCCGACGCTGCCGCCATTGAAACTTTAAAAACGGAATATATCGGAAAAAGCGGAGTTTTAACGCAGATTTTAAAATCTCTTGCGAATTATTCCGTGGAAGAGAAAAAGAAAATAGGCGCCCAGGCTAATAAGGCTAAAAGCGTTATAGAAGAAGCTCTTGAAAAAAGACAGTTGTTGTTAAAAAAAGCTGCTCTTGACGAAAAACTAAAAAAAGAAAAAGTTGATTATTCTCAGGCGTTTTATTTTCCTTTTGCAAAAGGAACTCTGCACCCCGTGCTTGAAACAATTGAAAATATCAGCGATGTTTTTAAGTCGCTTGGTTTTGCGGTTGCGGAAGGTCCGGAAATAGAAAACGACTGGTATAATTTTGAAGCGTTAAATATTCCCGCAGATCATCCTGCAAGAGATACTCAGGACACGTTTTATCTTGACGGAATTAAAAATTTGCTTAGAACTCACACTTCTCCCGGGCAAATTCACGCCATGGAAAAACAAAAACCGCCTATTAAAGTTATAGTTCCGGGAAGAGTTTATCGCAATGAGGCTTCCGACGCTTCGCATTCTTCAACGTTTCATCAAATAGAAGGTCTTGCCGTAGGAGAAAATATAACTTTTGCGGATTTAAAAAATACGCTTGCAAAATTTGTTCACAAATTTTTCGGAAAAGATTTAGATATACGTTTCAGACCGTCGCATTTTCAGTTTACGGAACCTTCCGCCGAGGTAGATATGCAGTGTTTTTTCTGCAAAGGCAAAGGATGCAGAGTTTGTAAAAATTCAGGCTGGATTGAAACTTTGGGGTGCGGAATGGTTCATCCTAACGTTTTAAAAGCCGTTAACTACGACCCGGAAAAATATACCGGCTATGCTTTCGGCATAGGCGTTGAAAGAATTACAATGCTTAAATACGGCATAGACGATATTCGTTTATTTTATGAAAACGATTTAAGATTTTTAAAACAATTTTAA